The nucleotide window aagaaAAATTGCTTTCAAGTTCTGTATTTGATAAATGAGGCCCTGGGAATGAAAATGTGTTAAAACCACCATTGGTTCTTTAGTTCAACTATAAACCTCCTCCAATGAGCCATGAAGAGATCTGTctcccaagattttttttaatctgaagaGTCAGCTAGAGTGCATATCAACTAAATCATTCCACATCCTTACAAGCAACAGTGTGAAAAGGCCCAGTGCACAAGTTGTATCCATTGTTCTAATCAAACAGAGCAAGGAAAGGGGTGGCAGCAGAGGGGAGCTAATATGATACCATTTGTACCCTCCATAGCTAATTTGTTGGCAGAGTAGCAGCCAATTTGTAAATCAAAAGCAAACTTAATTTCACAGACCAAAATTACGGTTTTCTAAGAAACACATTTATTGGAACACACAAAAGCAATTGGATTCTGACAGCTTTTAGTTCACCCAGCAGAAACAGTCCAAAGTTATCTTCGCTTCTGGAAAATATTGCCACGCCCCATTCCACGTCCTCTTCCTCTTGCAGCCACTGAAGGAAAAATAAACATCTTGTAAATACTTCAGGGTAAGCCAAATCCTTttatcaagcccccccccccaccagctcagTTCTATGCACAGCATTTGCTTTGTTTCCAAGGTCTAAGCCTTCTTGACCAGAGAAACTAAAAAGACTATAGAACAGATAGGCAAACTGTACAAGCAGGGAAACTATCCTGATGGCAAGGGGAAAGAAAAAGGTGAAGTACCATTGCAGGATGCTGAAGCCCCCTCCCCTATACCAAAAGTCCTTTCTTTCTAGATCACAGCCCTTCTTGTTCTGGAATTACACATAGACACTCACCCTGGGCTTTGAGGATGGCTGCTTTGCCTCTTCCAGCCCCTGAGCCTTGGTTTTTGTTCTTCATGCTTTTCAACATTGGAGCATTTTTCAACATATCTGGTAAGATGAGAAATCTAATTTTGCTTCCCCGGATGTACACTTGCTCTAACTGTGCCACGCGCCCATCTCTGTAGGTCACTGTGATGTTGGACATCTGGAAGGGAAAAATCGGAATTGCTGAGTACAAAGGCTCTGAAAAGGGAAGCTGAAGAGCCGGATTGGCTAGCCACTTCCCAAGGCAGAAAGTCTCATCAAGCATCAACATTACTTAGTATATTTGACTGAAAATGAATTTGGATATGCAGTTAAAAGTCACCAGTTTGCTGAATCATTTTAGTGCTCTAAAACAACAAGGATTAGTGTTTAAGAGTCTGGAGACATCACAAAAAACAGATTGTGTTGGAACACAATTTGGGCACTCTATCTAGGTTTCTGGTTGTTGTACTAAACTGGCTACATATATGAAGCAAATGTACCCCGATGATACCCATGAGTTACATTCAacaaacatgcacagacttttgTCCTGTATACTGAGGCCCTTCCCTTTAAAATAGATTTTGGATTTGGATTTATTTGGCATTATTTTTCATGTGCATTTAGATCTATGGGCAACGGAAAAAACCTTCATCTGGATGTATTGCCCATGCTGCACTTTAAGCTATTTTGTGCAAAGAACTGAAAGCATTTACTCCACAACTGTTTCATACATCTTTGTGTGAGTAACTGTATTTATCATAATCCTATGACTGATCTTTTTAACTAGTTTTGTTCCCCATGAAATATCAAAAGAATtattacatttccccccttttttctcatTTTAGGTCCATTTTGTGCAGGGTCAGGTATTTTGATTTTATTAGCTATATTGATGGAGTAGTTTGTATGAATAAACACCACTATGGAAGGCCCTTAGGCCAAAATACACTTGGTTCTGGTTCTACAGATATGGAGATAAAGTGTATTAACATACCTGTATATATGTGAGTTTACTATGTGTATATACAAGGGTATAATACTTATACGCTGAACCATACTGTTGGTATTTTTAATCATACTTTTGCATTTTCACTTGTTGAACTAAATTACATGCCAGAGTTTTATCCATTTATATTTCTTTCTAGTTATATTTAACTCACTTTTTCTTTCAACCTCTTTGGCTACCCTTCCCTCTACTCTTCAGATCACGCATACCCAGTTTATAAAGCACCAAGAAAAATCTTCCCAGCACAAACTTGCCTGGCAGTTCATGTTGTCCTCTGCCTCAATGAGCTTCCCTCGGTACACTTCACCTGTATTGGTCTCACAGGTCACAATATGGCCCTCTGCTTCATGCAGAACTTTAATTGGCACTCCAATAGACATGGCAGCAGCTGTCGTCTGTATTCAAACCTAAGGTGAagtaaaaaatgcaaaacagtcACATCTCACATTGGTGCCCCACCCAATCCTTGCAAACTTAACCAGTGAGAAAGCTGAAGAATATCAATTTGATGAAGTATTGAAAAGCAAGGAGGACTGGGATCTCCACACAATATCTGTATGGGTGAGCACAGGAAAATAAAAGGTGTCACCATTAGAAAAATTTTAGCGGgcagagttttgtggataccatggatgacaagaaagacaaataagtgggtactagatcaaatcgagcttgaattcttcctagaagctaaaatgacaaaactgaggctatcatactttggtcacatcatgagaagaaaagattatctggaaaagaggaagacccaacatgagattgcttgactcaataaaggaagcaacaTCCTCCAGTcagtaggatctgagcaagtctgttaatgataggacattttggaggtctttcattcatagggtcaccataggtcggaggcaacttgacagcacataacacacatacacaaacacagtgGGCAGAAGATTTGCCATTCTTCACATGGGGCCTGGACATCTCATtaaattataactggtctccagaccatggacctcaattcccctagagaaaatggctgctttggagagccgACTctatatgacattataccctgctgaggtccttcccgaGGCCCTTCCACCCCTCACAATacccagaaatttctcaacctggagcagGCATCCCTAATGTGCGGAAAAAGGTGAAGAATACAGGATGGACCACAACATCCTCCCCCTCCAGGCCACGTGACCAATTCACGGGCCTTTATTTTTGACTCCGCATCCTGACCGGCCACGGCCTCTCCAAAACCACGAAGAGACGTGGGGGAGCGGCCGAAGAAACCCCGCCACACCAGAGAACCCAGGACGCTACTGCCAAGGAGAAGAATGGGACCCAAGCTAGGAGGCCTTACAGGAGAGCCGAGCCACTCACTTCAGGCGCAAGAGAGACGAGGAACCGCTGGAGAGGGACGCTACAAGCACAGAGATACCGTCCCAGGTCTACCTGGAACCTGCCCCGTCACAATATCAAGCAGCTCCTCACCCTCCGGAACCCCTCCTGATGCGACTACAACGACGGACTACCGTTCTCTGGAATCGCACCGTCCAACGCGCCAATCTCCCGGAAACTCGTGACCGCTCTGCTCCGCACCCTTTAAACTCTATGATCGGAGATGCCACAGGTTGAAAGACCCGGCTGGGAAACGGAAGCCCTGGACTACAGTTCCTTATGTTAGACGGTCCcgtctcccaccccaccccacccgctCGCTCATAAAGCATGGCTGTGGTGCTGGGATGAGAGGTGCACAGGCGCCCCGCGACCCCCTGAGGATGCTGCAGGTTCATCCTCAGCAGCTCATTTGGCCGGCGGGGGAAGCGCGGCCTGCCAACAGCGCCTTAGTGGGCTCTCGTGTCTGGAAGAGTAACGAGTGATGGGGTGGGCGAGATACTGCGAGCGTGCCTCAAAGTGTCTCCCGTACTGCGTTGCGGAAGAAAGGAGCACGCAATCACCGCAGCGCGGCTTCCCTTCACAGGCGCCCGCCTCGCTTCCCGCCGCTGGGCGGCTCCGCCTTTGCTGGCCCGGGAGGGagggtggaagaggaggaggcggaagagctgccgccgctgccgcgggAGCCATGACGGGGTCTGCGGCCACTGCCGCCCCCTAACCGGCTCAGTGGTCCTACCCCCGCCCGCCATGAAGAGTCCCAAAGAGGAGGCGGAGCCGCCCGCAGGTCGGTCAAGACGCCGGAGGGGCGCGGCAAGAGGCCCACGGAGCATGTGCAGAGCGCCGGGTCTTGCCTAGGCGCTGTGGAGAAGCTCTTAGCAGAGCGCCTCCCCTGCTTCTTCCGTGGTCGCTGTCTACTTAAATGCCGGGGAAAGATTGGCAGAACGACCCCCAACGTatgcatggtgggggagggggctgttgtCTTTCCTTGGCTTCCCTCAGTggagacggggggggggtgcCGGAGTCCCCGAGCAGGGCCGGCTCCGTAGGAGGCCTTAGTGGCTTGCCGTCGCGTCTGCGGGCTCGCTTCGAAGCCGCCACCCTCTGCAGTCCCCCAGGGTATCAGGCCCGGTTTGGACGTGACGCTGAGCAGGCGGTGGAGCTTCCCCGTGCGCTTTTCGCAGGGACTCATCGCCTCACGTAAGCCGGGCGATACACGTTTGGTTCTCGCTGCCGTAGCCCGCGCTGatcgtttcaggtgggcagccgtgttagtctgcagtagaacagcagggttggAATCCAGGGGTACCctggagaccagcaagatttccggGGTGTAAGCTCCCCTGATCAGATTTAGACATAGGAATCTTATCTCACTGCAGATGCTGATTTCTggtctaatcaagctgcattgtacctttacatcctgactcccttctttgcttcaccccatcCAAATCCCGACTGGGATATTAAGGATCTCCACTCCTCTCTgtatctgaagatgggagctttga belongs to Eublepharis macularius isolate TG4126 chromosome 13, MPM_Emac_v1.0, whole genome shotgun sequence and includes:
- the SNRPD3 gene encoding small nuclear ribonucleoprotein Sm D3, with translation MSIGVPIKVLHEAEGHIVTCETNTGEVYRGKLIEAEDNMNCQMSNITVTYRDGRVAQLEQVYIRGSKIRFLILPDMLKNAPMLKSMKNKNQGSGAGRGKAAILKAQVAARGRGRGMGRGNIFQKRR